In the genome of Rhodoplanes sp. Z2-YC6860, one region contains:
- a CDS encoding ABC transporter ATP-binding protein, with protein MGSISITSVTKRFETGDDSVTALDDVTLSVQEKQIVTLVGASGCGKSTLLNLVAGFETPTAGQILVDGQSIKGPGPDRGVVFQQTALFPWLSVEDNIAFGLSLRANKGKGNREQVVERMLQRTGLAAFRQRKPAELSGGMRQRAAIASVLAINPSTLLMDEPFGALDSLTRSIMQDFLLEIWEEQRKTVVLVTHDIDEAIYLADKTVVMTAHPGRIREVIDVDLPRPRRYDMRSDAAFIKLRDHVTDIVRTEAIKGTAASAIN; from the coding sequence GTGGGGAGCATTAGCATCACCTCGGTCACCAAGCGGTTCGAGACCGGCGACGATTCCGTCACGGCGCTGGACGATGTCACGCTCTCGGTTCAGGAGAAGCAGATCGTCACGCTGGTCGGGGCGAGCGGCTGCGGCAAGTCCACGCTGTTGAACCTCGTTGCCGGCTTCGAGACGCCGACCGCCGGACAAATTCTTGTCGACGGTCAGTCCATCAAGGGGCCTGGACCGGATCGCGGCGTGGTGTTCCAGCAGACGGCTCTGTTTCCATGGCTGTCGGTCGAGGACAACATCGCGTTCGGCCTGTCGCTGCGCGCCAACAAAGGCAAGGGCAACCGCGAGCAGGTGGTCGAGCGCATGCTGCAACGGACCGGACTGGCAGCGTTCCGGCAGCGCAAGCCCGCCGAACTGTCGGGCGGCATGCGCCAGCGCGCGGCAATTGCGAGCGTGCTTGCGATCAATCCGTCGACGTTGCTGATGGACGAGCCGTTCGGCGCGCTCGATTCACTGACGCGATCCATCATGCAGGATTTCCTGCTGGAGATCTGGGAGGAGCAGCGCAAGACCGTCGTGCTGGTCACCCACGACATCGACGAGGCGATTTATCTCGCAGACAAAACCGTGGTCATGACCGCGCATCCCGGCCGTATCCGCGAGGTGATCGACGTCGATCTGCCAAGGCCGCGGCGCTACGACATGCGGAGCGACGCGGCGTTCATCAAGCTGCGCGATCACGTCACCGACATCGTTCGAACCGAGGCCATCAAGGGCACCGCTGCCTCGGCGATCAACTAA
- a CDS encoding ABC transporter permease, with protein sequence MLNETQSAGEPSPTVVKPGDFWRRTSLVLQYAIFPVAILLLWQVFSTIGFVRRNVLPPPSEVMWVWYDLITGQTDAAARYSGTWLDHAWASTWRVFAGFGWGVALGIFVGLLIGLSRVMERVLDPTIQVLRNIPVTAWVPLSLVFFGIGNAPAVFMIGLGAFFPAAINSTHGVRQINITLYKAARMMGANETELLSRVILPAALPSILTGVRLSMGIAWVLVVVAEILAVRSGLGYLLNDAYLFYRNDVVIAAMLSIGLLGFVCDRLVVLVRDMLLTWNERETFGGEH encoded by the coding sequence ATGTTGAACGAGACGCAATCTGCGGGCGAGCCGTCGCCCACAGTCGTCAAGCCCGGGGATTTCTGGCGGCGCACATCGCTGGTGCTGCAATACGCCATCTTCCCGGTGGCGATCCTGCTGCTCTGGCAGGTTTTCAGCACCATCGGCTTTGTGCGCAGGAATGTGCTTCCGCCGCCGTCCGAGGTGATGTGGGTCTGGTACGATCTCATCACCGGCCAGACCGACGCCGCAGCGCGCTATTCCGGCACCTGGCTCGACCATGCCTGGGCCAGCACATGGCGCGTGTTCGCAGGCTTCGGCTGGGGCGTCGCGCTTGGAATTTTCGTCGGGCTGCTGATCGGCCTCAGCCGCGTGATGGAGCGCGTGCTCGATCCGACCATCCAGGTGCTGCGCAACATTCCGGTCACGGCGTGGGTGCCGCTGTCGCTGGTGTTCTTCGGCATCGGCAACGCGCCGGCCGTGTTCATGATCGGGCTTGGCGCATTCTTTCCGGCGGCGATCAACTCGACGCACGGCGTGCGCCAGATCAACATCACGCTCTACAAGGCCGCGCGCATGATGGGCGCCAACGAGACCGAGTTGTTGTCGCGTGTGATCCTGCCGGCGGCCCTACCGTCGATCCTCACCGGCGTGCGGCTGTCGATGGGCATCGCCTGGGTGCTCGTGGTGGTCGCCGAGATTCTCGCGGTGCGGAGCGGGCTCGGCTATCTCCTGAACGACGCGTATCTGTTCTACCGCAACGACGTCGTGATCGCGGCGATGCTGAGCATCGGCCTGCTGGGATTCGTATGCGACCGGCTGGTGGTGCTGGTCCGCGATATGCTGCTCACCTGGAACGAGAGGGAGACCTTCGGTGGGGAGCATTAG
- a CDS encoding ABC transporter substrate-binding protein — protein MTGHRINRRDFGKAVGVATAGIALPAMLMRPAHAADTVREGLQIGAMGALRTTLPEANKKQDLVFDAKDFRDSTAVLLAIEQGELETGNTTTQHLIRAISENIPVKWVCGWGGGYNVLVSRKGLDLKPNDGASLKSLAASRKSSGKPLAIGTPTGSMQHAKLAVYLKSLGIDPDKDVQVVNIPFPNHPRALEAAEVDLAMTLSAFGAIAIEKGDAALFLHLFGGNFGKQEVGFIVTDKLIKEKPALLQRIVNAHVEAMKTFMGQPDKQIEFEKKYSRLPDPVIAMQEREFLKYNFRTNVADIKTMARELHELGWVKEDFSAKVESFVDLSFVAKASGLSPAELSTW, from the coding sequence ATGACCGGACACCGCATCAATCGACGTGACTTTGGCAAGGCGGTGGGCGTGGCGACGGCTGGCATCGCGCTGCCGGCGATGCTGATGCGGCCGGCGCATGCAGCCGACACGGTTCGCGAAGGACTTCAGATCGGCGCCATGGGCGCGCTGCGCACGACGCTGCCTGAAGCCAACAAGAAACAGGACCTAGTGTTCGATGCGAAGGACTTCCGCGATAGCACCGCGGTGCTGCTCGCCATCGAGCAGGGCGAGCTGGAGACCGGCAACACCACGACCCAGCATCTGATCCGTGCGATCAGCGAGAACATCCCGGTCAAGTGGGTGTGCGGCTGGGGCGGCGGCTACAACGTCCTCGTCTCGCGCAAAGGCCTCGATCTCAAGCCGAACGATGGCGCATCGCTGAAATCGCTTGCGGCGTCGCGCAAGTCGTCGGGCAAGCCTCTGGCGATCGGCACCCCGACGGGCTCGATGCAGCACGCCAAGCTCGCGGTCTATCTGAAGTCGCTCGGCATCGATCCCGACAAGGATGTGCAGGTCGTCAACATCCCGTTCCCGAATCATCCGCGTGCCCTCGAAGCCGCCGAAGTCGATCTGGCGATGACGCTGTCCGCCTTCGGTGCGATCGCGATCGAGAAGGGCGATGCGGCGCTGTTCCTGCATCTGTTCGGCGGCAACTTCGGCAAACAGGAGGTGGGCTTCATCGTCACCGACAAGCTCATCAAGGAGAAGCCTGCGCTCCTGCAGCGGATCGTGAATGCGCATGTCGAGGCCATGAAGACCTTCATGGGCCAGCCCGACAAGCAGATCGAGTTCGAAAAGAAATATTCGCGGCTGCCCGACCCGGTGATCGCGATGCAGGAGCGCGAGTTCCTGAAGTACAACTTCCGCACCAACGTCGCCGACATCAAGACGATGGCGCGCGAGCTGCACGAACTCGGCTGGGTCAAGGAGGACTTCAGCGCCAAGGTCGAAAGCTTCGTCGATCTCTCGTTCGTGGCCAAGGCGTCGGGGCTGTCACCGGCCGAACTGTCAACGTGGTGA
- a CDS encoding DUF3830 family protein has protein sequence MSKLRITAGPFVFEARFETALAPRTCEIFRKLLPYTERVIHVRWSGEAVWIPLGDTDMGVPAENQTSYPAPGQMILYPGGISETEILLAYGGVHFASKVGQLAGNHFITITSPLDDLPKLGKMVLWEGAQPLRIEAA, from the coding sequence ATGAGCAAACTCCGCATCACCGCCGGCCCTTTCGTCTTCGAAGCGCGATTCGAGACTGCGCTGGCACCCAGGACCTGTGAGATCTTCCGCAAGCTCCTGCCCTACACCGAGCGCGTGATCCATGTGCGCTGGAGCGGTGAAGCGGTGTGGATCCCGCTCGGCGACACCGACATGGGAGTGCCGGCCGAGAACCAGACCAGTTACCCGGCGCCGGGCCAGATGATCCTCTACCCCGGCGGCATCAGCGAGACGGAGATTCTGCTGGCCTATGGTGGCGTGCATTTCGCAAGCAAGGTCGGCCAGCTCGCCGGCAACCACTTCATCACCATCACGTCGCCGCTCGACGATCTGCCCAAGCTCGGCAAGATGGTGTTGTGGGAGGGCGCGCAGCCGCTGCGGATCGAAGCGGCGTAG
- a CDS encoding acyl-CoA desaturase, producing MNIQPVGAGDTAHAPAPASGYSRRIKWRYAVPIAAAHLVALLAFIPWFFSWTGVVLMGLGLYVFGTLGINLGYHRLLTHRSFSSPRWLERTLAVLGACCAEESPTVWVAWHRRHHHVADEELDPHTPLRSFVWGHIGWLVIKSDNTEAGPLIGRYAADLMSDPFYARLETSDNWLKLALSTWVLYFAAGFGVAMAQGASTMESIQFGSSLLVWGAAVRTVLVWHASWSINSATHVWGYRSFDTPDNSRNNLLVALLTNGEGWHNNHHADPRSARHGRDWREPDVAWLTIRGLAALGLARNVALPSRRIEATVESG from the coding sequence GTGAACATCCAACCGGTCGGAGCTGGCGATACCGCCCACGCGCCGGCTCCTGCATCTGGCTATTCCCGGCGCATCAAGTGGCGATACGCCGTCCCAATTGCTGCTGCGCATCTCGTCGCGCTGCTTGCCTTCATCCCCTGGTTCTTCAGTTGGACCGGCGTCGTGTTGATGGGGCTTGGGCTTTACGTCTTTGGCACGCTCGGCATCAATCTCGGCTACCATCGGCTGCTGACCCACCGCAGCTTTTCCTCTCCGCGTTGGCTGGAGCGGACGCTCGCCGTTCTGGGCGCGTGCTGCGCAGAGGAATCGCCGACTGTCTGGGTTGCGTGGCATCGGCGGCACCACCATGTCGCCGACGAAGAGCTGGATCCGCACACCCCGCTGCGAAGCTTCGTGTGGGGGCACATCGGCTGGCTGGTGATCAAGAGCGACAACACGGAAGCCGGGCCGTTGATCGGCCGCTACGCCGCCGATCTGATGAGCGATCCGTTCTATGCGCGGCTGGAAACCTCCGACAATTGGCTCAAGCTGGCGCTGTCGACCTGGGTCCTCTATTTCGCGGCGGGATTCGGCGTGGCAATGGCTCAGGGTGCTTCGACCATGGAGTCGATCCAGTTCGGCTCGAGCCTGCTGGTCTGGGGTGCCGCGGTGCGAACCGTGTTGGTCTGGCACGCGTCGTGGTCGATCAATTCGGCAACGCACGTGTGGGGCTATCGAAGTTTCGATACGCCGGACAACAGCCGCAACAACCTGCTCGTCGCGCTGCTGACGAACGGCGAGGGCTGGCACAACAACCACCATGCGGACCCTCGTTCCGCGCGGCATGGCCGTGATTGGCGTGAACCCGACGTGGCCTGGCTCACCATTCGAGGTTTGGCGGCGCTCGGACTTGCACGCAATGTGGCTTTGCCGTCTCGCCGCATCGAGGCCACGGTCGAGAGCGGCTGA
- a CDS encoding alkaline phosphatase D family protein: MAIRIGQALNRRKLLKTLGSTALITGVSGIARPYLSRAADRPAVSHGVQSGDVSTDSGMVWARADRASRMQVEVSTVESFKTIHSGVFVDALPDNDFTGKVLIENLPAGQDIFYRIRFQDLAQPTIQGEPVVGRFRTAPADQRSVSFVWSGDVAGQGWGIDEARGGMRCYASMQKNRPDFFIHSGDTIYADGPIQAEVKLPDGTMWKNIVTEEKSKNAETLAEFRGAHKYNLLDKNFRAFNAEVPMFAQWDDHEVYNNWWPGEPLTRPGMKYADKNAMQLAVRAAKAFHEYMPMRFEPAEPGRVYRKISYGPLLDVFMLDMRTYRGPNGENLQTSYGPDAYFLGPQQVQWLKRGLANSRATWKVIAADMPIGLIVYQDYVKSWGAEAVAQGDGPARGRELEIADLLSFVKHAGVRNTVWLTADVHYTAAHYYDPNLAQFQDFEPFWEFVSGPINAGTFGPNTLDNTFGPQLKFIKAPTKEQGQNLSPALGYQFFGHVAIDGPTGAMTVTLKDLDDRALWSTRLDPKMG; encoded by the coding sequence ATGGCGATCCGCATCGGTCAGGCACTGAACCGCAGGAAGCTGCTGAAAACTCTGGGCTCGACAGCGCTGATCACGGGCGTCTCGGGCATCGCGCGACCCTATCTCAGCCGCGCCGCCGACCGGCCCGCGGTGAGCCACGGGGTGCAGTCCGGAGACGTGAGCACCGACTCCGGCATGGTCTGGGCCCGTGCCGACCGCGCCTCGCGCATGCAGGTCGAGGTCTCCACCGTCGAGAGCTTCAAGACCATCCACTCCGGCGTGTTCGTCGATGCGCTGCCGGACAACGATTTCACCGGCAAGGTGTTGATCGAGAACCTGCCGGCCGGCCAGGACATCTTCTACCGCATCCGATTCCAGGACCTCGCGCAGCCGACGATCCAAGGCGAGCCGGTGGTCGGCCGCTTTCGCACCGCGCCGGCCGACCAGCGCTCGGTCTCGTTCGTGTGGTCCGGCGATGTCGCGGGGCAGGGCTGGGGCATCGACGAAGCGCGCGGCGGCATGCGCTGCTATGCCTCGATGCAGAAGAACCGCCCGGACTTCTTCATCCACTCCGGCGACACGATCTATGCCGACGGACCGATCCAGGCCGAGGTGAAGCTTCCCGACGGCACGATGTGGAAGAACATCGTCACCGAGGAGAAGTCGAAGAACGCGGAGACGCTCGCCGAATTCCGCGGCGCCCACAAATACAATCTGCTCGACAAGAACTTCCGCGCCTTCAACGCCGAAGTGCCGATGTTCGCGCAATGGGACGATCACGAGGTCTACAACAACTGGTGGCCGGGCGAGCCGCTGACACGGCCCGGCATGAAATACGCCGACAAGAACGCGATGCAGCTCGCCGTGCGCGCCGCCAAGGCGTTCCACGAATACATGCCGATGCGTTTCGAGCCGGCCGAGCCCGGCCGTGTGTACCGGAAAATCTCCTACGGTCCGCTGCTCGATGTGTTCATGCTCGACATGCGCACCTATCGCGGACCGAACGGCGAGAACCTTCAGACGAGCTACGGGCCCGACGCGTATTTCCTCGGGCCGCAGCAGGTGCAGTGGCTCAAGCGGGGTCTCGCCAATTCGCGCGCGACCTGGAAGGTGATCGCGGCCGACATGCCGATCGGCCTGATCGTCTATCAGGACTATGTGAAGAGTTGGGGAGCCGAGGCCGTGGCGCAAGGCGACGGACCTGCGCGCGGCCGCGAGCTCGAAATCGCCGACCTCCTGTCGTTCGTCAAGCATGCCGGTGTGCGCAACACGGTGTGGCTCACCGCCGATGTGCACTACACGGCCGCGCATTACTACGATCCGAACCTCGCTCAGTTTCAGGATTTCGAGCCGTTCTGGGAGTTCGTCTCAGGGCCGATCAATGCCGGCACGTTCGGCCCGAACACGCTCGACAATACGTTTGGTCCGCAGCTCAAATTCATCAAGGCGCCGACCAAGGAGCAGGGGCAGAACCTGTCACCCGCGCTCGGCTACCAGTTCTTCGGCCACGTCGCGATCGACGGGCCGACCGGCGCGATGACCGTGACGTTGAAAGACCTGGACGACCGCGCGCTATGGTCGACCAGGCTCGATCCGAAGATGGGTTAG
- a CDS encoding invasion associated locus B family protein, whose translation MIRLRHSFYAVAAAALVAGIPVVPAAAQQQTAPQNAQQPQQTTATYEDWIVRCETVQGPPVRKSCEMVQYTQAKGGQGVISQVAIGRASKTDPLKLVVQLPIGIWLPSGVKVVSDAKDPGLLTTFKRCLPQACFADIDITDATLRRYRTTVDQGSLQFKDGNQKDASLPVSFKGFGTALDALARE comes from the coding sequence ATGATCAGGCTTCGCCACTCATTTTATGCTGTCGCCGCTGCGGCGCTGGTCGCGGGCATCCCGGTTGTGCCCGCTGCAGCACAGCAGCAAACTGCCCCCCAGAACGCTCAGCAGCCACAGCAGACAACCGCAACCTATGAGGATTGGATCGTGCGCTGCGAGACGGTCCAGGGCCCTCCCGTGCGCAAGAGCTGCGAGATGGTGCAATACACCCAGGCCAAGGGCGGCCAGGGTGTGATCTCGCAGGTCGCGATCGGCCGCGCGTCCAAAACCGATCCGCTCAAGCTCGTGGTGCAGTTGCCGATCGGCATCTGGCTGCCGAGCGGCGTCAAGGTCGTCTCTGACGCGAAGGACCCGGGCCTGCTCACGACCTTCAAGCGCTGCCTGCCGCAGGCCTGCTTCGCCGACATCGACATCACCGATGCCACGCTGCGCCGCTATCGCACGACAGTCGACCAGGGATCGCTGCAGTTCAAAGACGGCAATCAGAAGGACGCATCGCTGCCGGTGTCGTTCAAGGGCTTCGGCACGGCGCTGGACGCGCTGGCGAGGGAGTAG
- a CDS encoding response regulator: MGQAFKPIALVVEDDQDQRDLLSVLLEEAEFHVFACESAEAALGILDKYGSAMSMVVTDVQLAGRMSGADLAHVAKHRHPNLSVIVTSGSTEPALPSDTLFMPKPWRALDILREAERVH, translated from the coding sequence ATGGGCCAGGCATTCAAACCGATTGCGCTGGTGGTCGAAGACGACCAGGATCAGCGCGATCTTTTAAGCGTGTTGCTGGAGGAAGCTGAGTTTCACGTGTTCGCCTGCGAGAGTGCCGAAGCTGCTCTGGGCATTCTGGACAAGTACGGGTCTGCCATGTCGATGGTGGTCACCGACGTGCAACTCGCGGGCCGCATGAGCGGCGCAGATTTGGCTCACGTGGCCAAGCATCGCCACCCGAATTTGTCGGTCATCGTCACTTCGGGCAGCACCGAGCCTGCGCTTCCGTCCGATACCCTGTTCATGCCGAAGCCGTGGCGCGCGCTCGACATCTTGCGCGAAGCTGAGCGGGTGCACTGA
- a CDS encoding CsbD family protein, protein MDKDRIEGSVEQAKGKVKEFAGKVTGDKKTEAEGKTDQLKGKVQNAVGGIKDSLRDSKH, encoded by the coding sequence ATGGACAAAGACCGTATCGAAGGTTCCGTTGAGCAGGCGAAGGGCAAAGTCAAGGAGTTCGCCGGCAAGGTGACCGGCGACAAGAAGACTGAGGCCGAAGGCAAGACCGACCAATTGAAGGGCAAGGTGCAAAACGCCGTGGGCGGCATCAAGGACTCGCTGCGCGACAGCAAACACTGA
- a CDS encoding DUF2934 domain-containing protein, producing the protein MPGDELEQRIRERAFFLWIEQGRPDGRDRDHWRQAESELMAGTAAPERCVKPAPGEATQAEPARPHIQVAPGGRGDRSDSICRRARPRSGRHQ; encoded by the coding sequence ATGCCCGGCGACGAATTGGAACAGCGCATACGCGAGCGCGCCTTCTTTCTCTGGATCGAGCAGGGCCGGCCGGATGGCCGCGATCGGGATCATTGGCGGCAGGCCGAAAGCGAGCTGATGGCAGGGACCGCTGCACCGGAGCGCTGCGTGAAGCCTGCGCCCGGCGAGGCGACACAAGCAGAGCCGGCACGGCCGCATATCCAGGTCGCGCCGGGCGGTCGAGGCGATCGGTCAGATTCGATATGCCGCCGCGCGCGACCTCGATCAGGGCGACACCAGTGA
- a CDS encoding PilZ domain-containing protein: MSANLRKRPRHPLDMRAYIETPTAVSVADVSETGAKLVVKDPASVPDEFLLRLRPDLRKWCRVVWRGAEEVGIEFIAPPDLKN, translated from the coding sequence ATGAGCGCCAATCTTCGCAAACGTCCGCGCCACCCGCTGGATATGCGCGCTTATATCGAAACGCCGACGGCGGTCTCCGTCGCCGACGTGTCGGAGACTGGCGCCAAGCTTGTCGTCAAAGATCCTGCTTCGGTCCCCGACGAGTTTCTGCTCCGCCTTCGCCCCGACCTCAGGAAATGGTGTCGCGTCGTCTGGCGCGGCGCGGAGGAGGTCGGAATCGAATTCATTGCACCGCCGGACTTAAAAAATTGA
- a CDS encoding PhnD/SsuA/transferrin family substrate-binding protein, whose protein sequence is MTVAAQVEVQCEDYEHTASLSGTYGGIEVRHRRASTREMFQLGLQHKPFELVEFSISNYIMMRARGARWLTALPVFPYRAFRHNIIHVLQGSPLKAPGDLRGKTIALPDYSMTAAVWTRGLFQAEYGLDPGEINWVSRRNQRFPTPPGVKLSLTDDDLEDLVLRGEVDGLLIPELSDKAYEHGRFRRMLPNHPADERAYFQKSGIYPPNHVMVVNLEVVKDYEPVARAVFAAFASSKARAYERQLGASMVPWSHEHWETTMKLFQNDPLPYGLTPVNVRAVEMVARFLAEQKLIDGPIGIDALFDPVAKGLSEGASR, encoded by the coding sequence ATGACGGTCGCTGCTCAAGTCGAAGTTCAATGCGAGGACTACGAACACACCGCTTCTCTGTCGGGGACATATGGCGGCATTGAGGTGCGTCATCGCCGTGCCAGCACGCGGGAGATGTTCCAGCTCGGCTTGCAGCACAAGCCGTTCGAACTCGTCGAGTTCTCGATCTCCAATTACATCATGATGCGCGCTCGCGGCGCGCGCTGGCTGACGGCGCTGCCGGTGTTCCCGTATCGCGCCTTCCGGCACAACATCATTCATGTGCTACAGGGCAGCCCGCTGAAAGCGCCGGGCGATCTGCGCGGCAAGACCATCGCGTTGCCGGACTATTCCATGACGGCCGCGGTGTGGACCCGCGGTCTGTTCCAGGCCGAATACGGGCTCGACCCTGGTGAGATCAATTGGGTGTCGCGGAGAAATCAGCGCTTTCCGACGCCGCCGGGCGTGAAGCTCAGCCTAACCGACGACGATCTCGAAGACCTCGTGCTGCGCGGCGAGGTCGATGGGCTCCTGATCCCGGAGCTGAGCGACAAGGCGTACGAGCACGGCCGGTTTCGCCGCATGCTGCCCAATCACCCGGCCGACGAGCGTGCCTATTTTCAGAAGAGCGGCATCTATCCGCCGAACCACGTGATGGTCGTCAACCTCGAAGTCGTGAAGGACTACGAGCCTGTAGCGCGTGCGGTGTTCGCGGCATTCGCGTCGAGCAAGGCGCGCGCCTATGAGCGGCAGCTCGGCGCCAGCATGGTGCCGTGGTCGCATGAGCACTGGGAGACGACGATGAAGCTATTCCAGAACGACCCGCTACCTTACGGCCTCACGCCGGTCAACGTCCGCGCCGTCGAGATGGTCGCGCGCTTTCTCGCGGAACAGAAGTTGATCGATGGGCCGATCGGCATCGACGCGCTGTTCGATCCGGTGGCGAAGGGATTGTCGGAAGGCGCGTCGCGCTAA